The following DNA comes from Picosynechococcus sp. PCC 7003.
GAGTAACTGCCCAATCATAATCTCTGTAACGGTTGGCTCACACCTAAACTGATGTTCCCATTATGGAACAGGTTCGGCGAAAACATTTAGCCAATCAGGAATTGGGCGTGGTGGCGGATATGGTCAATCATAAAAGTGGCAATGAAAAAATAGCTGTGGTTATAGCCTTCCTCTCTAAGTTTCTCATGGATTAGCGTTAATCGATTTTTAGGGCAGGGAAACAAAATCATAGCCAAAGCCAGACCGCTCTAGTTCTTGTTTATTGATTTGATGCTTTCAGAAGAGCTTGCTTAAACTCTAGAGCCGTTTGAAAGTGCAATTTACCCGAATCATCTAAAGCTTGATCGATCACTATGGCAAGGCGATCTGGAATCTCAGTGTTTCGGCGTTGAATTGGTACAGGATGGGTTTGCAAAACGGTGAGTAATGGATCACCACCAAAATCACGGGGATATTTGCGCGTCAGAAGATAGTACAAGCAAGCTGCTGCCGCCCATACATCGATTTCTGGTTGAGCATATTTGAAGTGGAGCACTTGGGCACGGGACATGAAAGGAAATGTACCTTCCAAATGTTGACCACTACGGGAAAGTCCACTTAATCCGGCATTATCAAAAGCTTTTGCGATCCCAAAATCAGCAATTTTCGAAATAAGTTTTCCGTCTTTTTCAGTGAGCAAAATATTACTGGGTTTCAGATCTCTGTGAACTAATCCTTTTGCTGTGCCCAAGCCGCCATCTCGCTGTTTGACGTAGGGAATCTCTACGGCATGGGCATAGTGCAAGCCATCAAGGATAGGGATGATTAGCGATAGAGCTTCTTTGATAGTAAGAGGTTTAGTGAATTTTTCAAGGTATTGTTCGAGGTTGCCTGCTTCGCAATATTCGAGGGTGAAATAGAAAATGCCTTCGGAGAAACCATAATCCAATAGCTGCACAATATTGGGATGTTTCAGTGGCTTAGTATTTTCGACTTCCCGGAGGAATTGTTCTTTTTGGCGGGGATGGTTGGCGACCTCCGGCAGCATCACCTTCAACGCAACTTGGTTTTGGGTTTTCTGGTGAGTGGCGAGATAGACTTCCCCAAATGCACCTTTGCCTAAGACTTCGCTGAGGTAGTAGCCATGAATGGGGAGGAGTGATGGATCGGGGTCGTCGCCTTTGATGAGTTTTTTCAGCCAACCTTTAACAAAATCCATCAGATTGCCTTGGGGTGGAGCAGCAATAAGGGCTTCTTCGTCTTGCTGGGCTTGGGAAAATTGGAAGGTATCGGATTCCGGGGCTGTGTAGGTGGTAGTGACTTGAATCAACAGAGTATCAATGCGGATGGTGTCGTTGTCCTTCAGCTCGGTTTCGATAAATGAGAGTTTCTGGGCTTCTTCTGGGCTGAGGTGTTTGGGGCGTTGTCCGATTTTTTGTTCGTTGATGTAAGTTCCGCTTTTACTACCGAGATCGCGAATGGTGATTTGGGGCGGGTTGATATTGAGCAAACAATGACGACGGGAAATGGCAGAAAATTCTTTAGTGGTGGGCAATTGAATATCGCAGTCGTCTCCCCGTCCGATCAGACAGATTGTACGCTCAGTATAAGTATGGGCTTGTCCTTGGTGAGAGCTATTGAGAAAGCTGAGGGTGATGCTGGTGGGCATGGGACAAAGGGCAAAGGGAAAACTCAATTACTGTAAACGGGATTGCTGTTGAAGATCTTGTTTGAGGTGAAGACAAGCAATAATGACTATTTGCGTTTCTGTGATGATGTAAAACAGAGCATAGGGAAAGCGGCGAATAATTTTGCGGCGGATGTTTTTTCTGACGACAGGGTGTGCTCCGGGATAACGTTGAATTTGGGAGAGGTTCGCATCAATTATCCGGATAAATTCTGACCCAAGTCCTTTGTTTCGCTGTTCATACCAGTCATAAATTTTTTCTAGGTCTTGTTCTGTTTGGGGAGTTAGAACAACAGGTCGTTTCATCGGTCTAAAATGCGTTGTTGTACTTCTGACCAAGGGGAAACATTTGTCGGATCGGTTTGGTATTGCTCTTGACGGCGATCGAGATCTTCTATTTGAAGTTGAGTGAGGGGAAGGTCATCTGTTGTTGTGGCAATGTCGTCCCACAGGTCTTGCACGAGTTGAATTTTTTCAGCAAGGCTTAATTCTTTGATGTGTTGTTGGAGAATACTCATCGTATTTCTGGGGAGATGAAGGGCTAGGAGCGTGCAACTTCCACAATTTTACTCTGGATCAATTGGCGTTTGAGGTTATTTATCAGCACAAAATTTGAATCCTGCCATCGATAGAGACAGCATAGCCCTTCAAACAAGCTACTCCACTACGCTGCCCTAAGGTGATTTTTGGATGGGATTGTTTTCATCGCTGGATTTAGGTTGGACTCCCCACTAGGCACGCTCGATACATTTACATCTATTGATTCTGGCAAATCTTGAGAGTACTGGAGCTGACGCAAGCCACCCGAAAACCAGTGAGCCTGTTGGAGTGGTCAGGTTTACCCCTGGCGCGATTCGCTGAGCGGCAGGTGCTCGGATTGTTGTTCCAAGAACCACCCCGCAATATACGTTCATTACTAGCTGACCATCTAACGCTGTCATCGCTATGGTATACGAAGAACTCACCACGACCATCACCATGCATCCATATGGGGTCATCAGACCATACAATGCAACCATTTTCTTTTGCTTCCTTGGGTTTTTCCTCATAGGTATCGTGCCAAGGATCTGCGCACCACTCCCATAAATTACCGTGCATATCGTACAGCCCAAAAGTATTAGCAGGGAAACTACCCACTTCTGTTGTTTCTTGTCGATAGACCCCTTTTCTCCCTTTGCCATAGACATAATGTCCACAGTAGTTTGCTTGATCTGTGCTGATCGTTTCCCCAAAATAAAATGCTGTTGTCGTTCCTGCCCGACAAGCATATTCCCATTCCGCTTCACTGGGTAATCGATAGCTCTTCTTCGTCTTTTTGTTAAGCTTCTTGATGAACTCTTGACAGTCATTCCACGACACAGAATCTATAGGGTGGTTATCACCATTCTTAAAAGACGAAGGGTTCTTACCCATTACCGCCTGCCATTGCCCCTGTGTAACCAGAAATTTCCCCATGTAAAAGGGTTTTGGGATTGTGACTCGATGTTGCGGAGTTTCCGGCCTAAACCCATCAGAAGAATCCTTCTTGCATCTAGCGATTTCATCGTCCGGTGTCCCCATCATGAAGGTTCCTGCTGGGATTAGTAACATTTCCAGCTTCACCCCATTCTCCAAATCCTCTGTAAAAGATTTTGGTAATGATTTTTGAACATTGGGAGGTTGAGTAATGTCAATCTTACGGGGTATTTGGATGGTTGTTTTCCGGTATTGATTTGGTACTGTGGGCAGAACCCTTGGCGCAGTATTTTCCTGTTTTTGCCCAATGCCCAAAAGCGCTAGCCATTGCTGTATGGATGGGGGGCGATCTGACGCTTGTACCGCTGTCCCCTGAATAATTGCCTCAGAAATTTCTTTACTAACCTTGGGATTCAGCTCATGGACTGGCTTAACAAGAATATTATGTTCTTCCCGATAGTTCCCCGGAATCATCATGTGACCAGATAACAGCGTATAAAGCGTTGCTGCAAGGGCATAGACATCTAATGCCGGTGTAAAATTGTCCCGCCGCTTGTACTGCTCCGGTGGCGCAAACCCTTCTGTCAGACTATTGGTAATGCTATTAATCGCACCAATATCCACTTCTCGCGCCAAGCCAAAATCAATGAGAATCGCTTCTTGGGTATCCTTACGCAGCAAAATATTATTGGGCTTGACATCCCGATGGAGTATCACTTGATCCTGGCTGGTGTGCATATGGTGCAACGCCGCGCCCACTTGTCCAATAATCTTTAACGCTTGCGCCTCTGAAAAAGTTTGACCGTCCCGCAACGGCTTCATAAGATCACTGCCATCGACATATTCCATCACCATGCACCACAGACCATTCGCCTGAAACAGTTGAGGATAAACCTTAACAATATGAGGATGTTGCAAAGTTGCTAAAACCATTGCCTCATTCACGAACTTCTCTTGCATCTCATCCCAGTTGGGGCGATCGCCGTGGAGATGACGATTGAGGGTTTTAATCGCGACGGGTTGATTATTTTTGAGATCAAAGGCACGGTAGGTCAGCCCAAATCCACCGGGGGTCAAGCTTGCATCGATACGATAACGGTTTTTGAGGACTTGCTGGGGCTGGAACATGGTCATGGCAACGGGAGAACACTTACCCAATCTTATAAAGTTTTGGCTTAATCAGGGTATGTGAACAGTGAGTTGCTGTTTGATGTCCTCGGTGATAAAGGTTTGTCCAAAGCCTCCCGCCGCCAAGGATTTGACGATGCGATAGCGGCCATCGAGTAACTGCCCAATCATAATCTCTGTAACGGTTGGCTCACACCTAAACTGATGTCCCCATTATGGAACAGGTTCGGCGAAAACATTTAGCCAATCAGGAATTGGGCGTGGTGCCGGATATGGTCGATCATAAAAGTGGCAATGAAAAAATAACTGTGGTCATAGCCTTCCTGATAACGGAGGGTGAGGGGTTGACCGACTTTTTCGCAGGCGATCGCCAATTTTTCCGTGAGCAATTGTTCCCCTAGAAAACCATCGGCACTGCCTTGATCCACCAAAATTGGATAGCTTAACGGGCCGTTTTTTTGTAAAAGCGCTGTCGCATCGTAGGTTTCCCAGAGGGTTTTATCGGTGCCCAAATATGCGGTGAAGGCTTTGTCTCCCCAGGGGCACTGGCTCGGCGCAACGATCGGCGCAAAGGCAGACACCGACTGGTAAAAATCAGGCTTCCGTAGGGCACACACTAAAGCTCCATGACCCCCCATAGAATGGCCAAAAATCCCCCGTTTCGCCGTCACAGAAAAGTTTGCTTCAATGAGTTCGGGCAGTTCCTCGGTGATGTAGCTGTACATCCGGTAGTGGTTTACCCAGGGCTGTTGGGTCGCATCCACGTAGAAACCGGCGCCACTGCCGAGATCCCAGTCTTTATCTTCGTCGGCGATGCCCGTATTGCGGGGACTGGTATCGGGGGCGACGAGCATTAAGCCATGGTCTGCGGCATATTTTTGGGCACCCGCCTTGGTGGTGAAATTTTCCTCGGTGCAAGTCAAACCCGACAAATAGTAGAGGACGGGCACGGGTTGGGTTTCGGCTTGGGGCGGTACAAACACCGCAAAGTTCATCGGCACACCACACACTGCGGAATTGTGTTGGTAATACTGGACTTTGCCACCAAAACAGAGGGTTTCTTTCGTTAAAACAAGGTTTGTCATCGTTAATTTGATCGTGCGATGGGGGCATACCATGGTAATCCCCCACATAATGTTTCCTTAAAAGGTGACGACGCTGCGGATGGATTTACCCGCGTGCATCAGGTCAAAGGCTTCGTTAATCTTCTCAATGGGCATGGTGTGGGTAATCAAATCATCGATGTTGATCTTGCCTTCCATGTACCAATCGACAATTTTCGGCACATCGGTACGGCCCCTCGCGCCCCCAAAGGCAGTTCCTTTCCAGACGCGCCCCGTTACTAACTGGAATGGTCGCGTACTAATCTCTTGGCCTGCGCCTGCTACCCCAACGATGGTAGAAACTCCCCAACCTTTATGGCAACTTTCTAGGGCCTGGCGCATTACGTTGACATTGCCAATACATTCGAAAGTGTAATCCGCGC
Coding sequences within:
- a CDS encoding addiction module protein; translation: MSILQQHIKELSLAEKIQLVQDLWDDIATTTDDLPLTQLQIEDLDRRQEQYQTDPTNVSPWSEVQQRILDR
- a CDS encoding type II toxin-antitoxin system RelE/ParE family toxin, with amino-acid sequence MKRPVVLTPQTEQDLEKIYDWYEQRNKGLGSEFIRIIDANLSQIQRYPGAHPVVRKNIRRKIIRRFPYALFYIITETQIVIIACLHLKQDLQQQSRLQ
- a CDS encoding bifunctional serine/threonine-protein kinase/formylglycine-generating enzyme family protein produces the protein MTMFQPQQVLKNRYRIDASLTPGGFGLTYRAFDLKNNQPVAIKTLNRHLHGDRPNWDEMQEKFVNEAMVLATLQHPHIVKVYPQLFQANGLWCMVMEYVDGSDLMKPLRDGQTFSEAQALKIIGQVGAALHHMHTSQDQVILHRDVKPNNILLRKDTQEAILIDFGLAREVDIGAINSITNSLTEGFAPPEQYKRRDNFTPALDVYALAATLYTLLSGHMMIPGNYREEHNILVKPVHELNPKVSKEISEAIIQGTAVQASDRPPSIQQWLALLGIGQKQENTAPRVLPTVPNQYRKTTIQIPRKIDITQPPNVQKSLPKSFTEDLENGVKLEMLLIPAGTFMMGTPDDEIARCKKDSSDGFRPETPQHRVTIPKPFYMGKFLVTQGQWQAVMGKNPSSFKNGDNHPIDSVSWNDCQEFIKKLNKKTKKSYRLPSEAEWEYACRAGTTTAFYFGETISTDQANYCGHYVYGKGRKGVYRQETTEVGSFPANTFGLYDMHGNLWEWCADPWHDTYEEKPKEAKENGCIVWSDDPIWMHGDGRGEFFVYHSDDSVRWSASNERILRGGSWNNNPSTCRSANRARGKPDHSNRLTGFRVACVSSSTLKICQNQ
- a CDS encoding FHA domain-containing serine/threonine-protein kinase, which codes for MPTSITLSFLNSSHQGQAHTYTERTICLIGRGDDCDIQLPTTKEFSAISRRHCLLNINPPQITIRDLGSKSGTYINEQKIGQRPKHLSPEEAQKLSFIETELKDNDTIRIDTLLIQVTTTYTAPESDTFQFSQAQQDEEALIAAPPQGNLMDFVKGWLKKLIKGDDPDPSLLPIHGYYLSEVLGKGAFGEVYLATHQKTQNQVALKVMLPEVANHPRQKEQFLREVENTKPLKHPNIVQLLDYGFSEGIFYFTLEYCEAGNLEQYLEKFTKPLTIKEALSLIIPILDGLHYAHAVEIPYVKQRDGGLGTAKGLVHRDLKPSNILLTEKDGKLISKIADFGIAKAFDNAGLSGLSRSGQHLEGTFPFMSRAQVLHFKYAQPEIDVWAAAACLYYLLTRKYPRDFGGDPLLTVLQTHPVPIQRRNTEIPDRLAIVIDQALDDSGKLHFQTALEFKQALLKASNQ
- the fghA gene encoding S-formylglutathione hydrolase; amino-acid sequence: MTNLVLTKETLCFGGKVQYYQHNSAVCGVPMNFAVFVPPQAETQPVPVLYYLSGLTCTEENFTTKAGAQKYAADHGLMLVAPDTSPRNTGIADEDKDWDLGSGAGFYVDATQQPWVNHYRMYSYITEELPELIEANFSVTAKRGIFGHSMGGHGALVCALRKPDFYQSVSAFAPIVAPSQCPWGDKAFTAYLGTDKTLWETYDATALLQKNGPLSYPILVDQGSADGFLGEQLLTEKLAIACEKVGQPLTLRYQEGYDHSYFFIATFMIDHIRHHAQFLIG